One window from the genome of Balaenoptera musculus isolate JJ_BM4_2016_0621 chromosome 3, mBalMus1.pri.v3, whole genome shotgun sequence encodes:
- the PNPLA6 gene encoding patatin-like phospholipase domain-containing protein 6 isoform X7, with translation MEAPLQTGMVLGVMIGAGVAVLVTAVLILLLVRRLRVPKTPAPDGPRYRFRKRDKVLFYGRKIMRKVSQSTSSLVDASVSTTSRPRMKKKLKMLNIAKKILRIQKETPTLQRKEPPPAVLEADLTEGDLANSHLPSEVLYMLKNVRVLGHFEKPLFLELCRHMVFQRLSQGDYVFRPGQPDASIYVVQDGLLELCLPAPDGKECVVKEVVPGDSVNSLLSILDVITGHQHPQRTVSARAARDSTVLRLPVEAFSAVFTKYPESLVRVVQIIMVRLQRVTFLALHNYLGLTNELFSHEIQPLRLFPSPGLPARTSPVRGSKRTVSTSATEEPRETPGRPPDPTGAPLPGTAGDPVKPTSLEAPSAPLLSRCISMPVDISGLQGGPRSDFDMAYERGRISVSLQEEASAGLQAALAREAREQPAGACEYSYCEDESATGGCPFGPYQGRQTSSIFEAAKRELAKLMRIEDPSLLNSRVLLHHTKAGTIIARQGDQDVSLHFVLWGCLHVYQRMIDKAEDVCLFVVQPGELVGQLAVLTGEPLIFTLRAQRDCTFLRISKSDFYEIMRAQPSVVLSAAQTVAARMSPFVRQMDFAIDWTAVEAGRALYRQGDRSDCTYIVLNGRLRSVIQRGNGKKELVGEYGRGDLIGVVEALTRQPRATTVHAVRDTELAKLPEGTLGHIKRRYPQVVTRLIHLLSQKILGNLQQLQGPFPGSGLGVPPPSELTNPASNLATVAVLPVCAEVPMVAFMLELQHALQAIGPTLLLNSDIIRARLGASALDSIQEFRLSGWLAQQEDTHRIVLYQTDASLTPWTLRCLRQADCILIVGLGDQEPTLGQLEQMLENTAVRALKQLVLLHREEGQGPTRTVEWLNMRSWCSGHLHLRCPRRLFSRRSPAKLHELYEKVFSRRADRHSDFSRLARVLTGNTIALVLGGGGARGCSHIGVLKALEEAGVPVDLVGGTSIGSFIGALYAEERSASRTKQRAREWAKSMTSVLEPVLDLTYPVTSMFTGSAFNRSIHRVFQDKQIEDLWLPYFNVTTDITASAMRVHKDGSLWRYVRASMTLSGYLPPLCDPKDGHLLMDGGYINNLPADIARSMGAKTVIAIDVGSQDETDLSTYGDSLSGWWLLWKRLNPWADKIKVPDMAEIQSRLAYVSCVRQLEVVKSSSYCEYLRPPIDCFKTMDFGKFDQIYDVGYQYGKAVFGGWSRGDVIEKMLTDRRSADLNESRRADVLAFPSSGFTDLAEIVSRIEPPTSYVSVSDGCADGEESDCLTEYEEDAGPDCSRDEGGSPEGASPSTASETEEGKSILRHRSCLPQNPPGSADA, from the exons ATGGAGGCGCCGCTGCAAACCGGAATG GTGCTGGGTGTGATGATCGGGGCTGGAGTCGCGGTGCTGGTCACGGCCGTGCTCATCCTCCTGCTGGTGCGGAGGCTTCGAGTGCCGA AAACCCCAGCCCCGGATGGCCCGCGGTATCGATTCCGGAAGAGAGATAAAGTGCTTTTCTATGGCCGGAAGATTATGCGGAAG GTATCACAATCCACTTCTTCGCTGGTGGACGCCTCCGTCTCCACCACTTCCCGGCCACGCATGAAGAAGAAActtaagatgctcaacattgctaagaA gATCCTGCGCATCCAGAAAGAGACGCCAACGCTGCAGCGGAAGGAGCCCCCGCCTGCGGTGCTGGAGGCTGACCTGACCGAGGGCGACCTGGCCAACTCCCACCTGCCCTCCGAGGTGCTCTACATGCTCAAGAACGTCCG GGTGCTGGGCCACTTTGAGAAGCCGCTCTTCCTGGAGCTGTGCCGGCACATGGTCTTCCAGCGGCTCAGCCAGGGTGACTACGTCTTCCGGCCAGGCCAGCCCGATGCCAGCATCTACGTGGTGCAGGATGGGCTGCTGGAGCTCTGTCTACCGGCTCCT GATGGCAAGGAGTGTGTGGTGAAGGAAGTGGTTCCTGGGGACAGTGTCAACAGCCTGCTGAGCATCCTGGATGTCATCACC GGTCACCAGCACCCCCAGCGCACTGTGTCCGCTCGGGCGGCCCGAGACTCCACGGTGCTGCGGCTTCCAGTCGAGGCCTTCTCAGCCGTCTTCACCAAGTATCCCGAGAGCTTGGTGCGGGTCGTGCAG ATCATCATGGTGAGGCTGCAGCGGGTCACTTTCCTGGCACTTCACAACTACCTGGGCCTGACCAATGAGCTCTTCAGCCAT gagaTCCAGCCCCTGCGCCTCTTCCCCAGCCCGGGCCTCCCAGCCCGCACCAGCCCTGTGCGTGGCTCCAAGCGGACGGTCAGCACCTCGGCTACTGAGGAGCCGAGGGAGACGCCTGGCCGGCCGCCTGACCCCACCGGGGCCCCACTGCCTGGAACTGCAG GGGACCCAGTGAAGCCCACATCCCTGGAAGCCCCCTCGGCCCCCTTGCTGAGTCGCTGCATCTCGATGCCCGTGGACATCTCAG GCTTGCAGGGTGGCCCTCGCTCGGACTTCGACATGGCATATGAGCGGGGCCGGATCTCCGTGTCCCTGCAGGAAGAGGCCTCAGCGGGGCTCCAGGCAGCCCTGGCTCGG GAGGCCCGGGAGCAGCCAGCCGGCGCCTGTGAATACAGCTACTGTGAGGACGAGTCGGCCACCGGCGGGTGCCCCTTCGGGCCCTACCAGGGCCGCCAGACGAGCAGCATCTTTGAGGCGGCGAAGCGGGAGCTGGCCAAGCTGATGCGGATTGAG gaCCCCTCCCTTTTGAACAGCCGCGTCTTGCTGCATCACACCAAAGCCGGCACCATCATTGCCCGCCAGGGGGACCAG GATGTGAGCCTGCACTTCGTGCTCTGGGGCTGCCTGCACGTCTACCAGCGCATGATCGACAAGGCCGAAGATGTGTGCCTGTTCGTGGTGCAGCCCGGAGAGCTGGTGGGACAGCTGGCCGTGCTTACCGGCGAGCCCCTCATCTTCACGCTGCGAGCCCAGCGTGATTGCACCTTCCTGCGGATCTCCAAGTCCGACTTCTATGA GATCATGCGTGCACAGCCCAGTGTAGTGCTGAGCGCCGCGCAGACCGTGGCCGCGAGGATGTCACCCTTCGTGCGCCAGATGGACTTCGCCATCGACTGGACAGCGGTGGAGGCGGGACGCGCACTGTACAG GCAGGGCGACCGCTCCGACTGCACCTACATCGTGCTCAATGGGCGTCTGCGAAGTGTCATCCAGCGTGGCAACGGCAAGAAGGAGCTGGTGGGCGAGTACGGCCGCGGGGATCTCATAGGAGTG GTGGAGGCGCTGACCAGGCAGCCACGTGCCACGACGGTGCACGCGGTGCGCGACACAGAGCTGGCCAAACTCCCCGAGGGCACCCTGGGCCACATCAAACGTCGATACCCGCAG GTCGTGACCCGCCTCATCCACCTGCTGAGCCAGAAAATTCTGGGGAATTTGCAGCAGCTGCAAGGACCCTTCCCAG GTTCGGGACTAGGCGTTCCCCCTCCCTCGGAGCTCACCAACCCAGCCAGCAACCTGGCAACAGTGGCAGTGCTGCCCGTGTGTGCCGAGGTGCCCATGGTGGCCTTCATGCTGGAGCTGCAGCATGCTTTGCAAGCCATCG GCCCCACACTTCTCCTCAACAGTGACATCATCCGGGCGCGCCTGGGGGCCTCTGCGCTGGAcag cATCCAAGAATTCCGGCTGTCGGGGTGGCTGGCCCAGCAGGAGGACACGCACCGCATCGTGCTCTACCAGACAGACGCATCGCTGACGCCCTGGACCTTGCGCTGCCTGCGCCAGGCCGACTGCATCCTCATCGTGGGCCTTGGCGACCAGGAGCCCACGCTTGGCCAG CTGGAGCAGATGCTGGAGAACACGGCAGTGCGCGCCCTCAAGCAGCTGGTCTTGCTGCACCGCGAGGAGGGCCAGGGCCCCACGCGCACAGTGGAGTGGCTCAACATGCGCAGCTGGTGCTCGGGGCACCTGCATCTGCGCTGTCCGCGCCGCCTCTTCTCGCGCCGCAGCCCCGCCAAGCTG CACGAGCTCTACGAGAAGGTTTTCTCGAGGCGCGCAGACCGGCACAGCGACTTCTCCCGCCTGGCGCGGGTGCTCACAGGCAACACCATCGCCTTGGtgctgggcgggggcggggccag GGGCTGCTCACACATCGGGGTGCTGAAGGCATTAGAGGAGGCGGGGGTCCCCGTCGACCTGGTGGGCGGCACGTCCATCGGCTCCTTCATCGGGGCCCTGTACGCCGAGGAGCGGAGCGCCAGCCGCACTAAGCAGCGGGCCCGGGAGTGGGCCAAG AGCATGACTTCAGTTCTGGAGCCCGTGCTGGACCTCACCTACCCCGTCACCTCCATGTTCACGGGGTCGGCCTTCAACCGCAGCATCCACCGTGTCTTCCAGGACAAGCAGATCGAG GACCTGTGGCTGCCGTACTTCAACGTGACCACGGACATCACCGCCTCGGCCATGCGTGTCCACAAAGATG GCTCCCTGTGGCGATACGTGCGTGCCAGCATGACACTCTCAGGATACCTGCCGCCACTGTGCGACCCCAAGGACGGGCACCTCCTCATGGACGGCGGCTACATCAACAACCTGCCAG CGGACATTGCTCGCAGCATGGGTGCCAAGACGGTCATCGCCATCGACGTGGGAAGCCAGGATGAGACGGACCTCAGCACCTACGGGGACAGCCTCTCTGGTTGGTGGCTGCTGTGGAAGCGGCTGAACCCCTGGGCAGACAAGATCAAGGTTCCAGACATGGCCGAGATCCAGTCTCGCCTGGCCTATGTGTCCTGCGTGCGGCAGCTGGAGGTCGTGAAGTCCAGCTCGTACTGCGAGTACCTGCGCCCACCCATTGACTGCTTCAAGACCATGGACTTTGGGAAGTTCGACCAGATCTAT GATGTGGGCTACCAGTACGGGAAGGCCGTGTTTGGGGGCTGGAGCCGGGGCGACGTCATTGAAAAGATGCTCACGGACCGACGGTCTGCAGATCTTAACGAGAGCCGCCGTGCAGAC GTGCTCGCCTTCCCCAGCTCCGGCTTCACCGACTTGGCGGAGATCGTGTCCCGGATCGAGCCCCCCACGAGCTATGTTTCTGTTTCCGACGGCTGTGCAGATG GGGAAGAGTCGGACTGCCTGACGGAGTACGAGGAGGACGCAGGACCAGACTGCTCGCGGGACGAAGGGGGCTCTCCGGAGGGCGCGAGCCCCAGCACTGCCTCCGAGACG GAGGAGGGCAAGTCGATCCTCCGGCACCGGAGCTGTCTGCCGCAGAACCCCCCCGGATCTGCGGATGCCTGA
- the PNPLA6 gene encoding patatin-like phospholipase domain-containing protein 6 isoform X6, with translation MEAPLQTGMVLGVMIGAGVAVLVTAVLILLLVRRLRVPKTPAPDGPRYRFRKRDKVLFYGRKIMRKVSQSTSSLVDASVSTTSRPRMKKKLKMLNIAKKILRIQKETPTLQRKEPPPAVLEADLTEGDLANSHLPSEVLYMLKNVRVLGHFEKPLFLELCRHMVFQRLSQGDYVFRPGQPDASIYVVQDGLLELCLPAPDGKECVVKEVVPGDSVNSLLSILDVITGHQHPQRTVSARAARDSTVLRLPVEAFSAVFTKYPESLVRVVQIIMVRLQRVTFLALHNYLGLTNELFSHEIQPLRLFPSPGLPARTSPVRGSKRTVSTSATEEPRETPGRPPDPTGAPLPGTAGDPVKPTSLEAPSAPLLSRCISMPVDISGLQGGPRSDFDMAYERGRISVSLQEEASAGLQAALARTPTQEAREQPAGACEYSYCEDESATGGCPFGPYQGRQTSSIFEAAKRELAKLMRIEDPSLLNSRVLLHHTKAGTIIARQGDQDVSLHFVLWGCLHVYQRMIDKAEDVCLFVVQPGELVGQLAVLTGEPLIFTLRAQRDCTFLRISKSDFYEIMRAQPSVVLSAAQTVAARMSPFVRQMDFAIDWTAVEAGRALYRQGDRSDCTYIVLNGRLRSVIQRGNGKKELVGEYGRGDLIGVVEALTRQPRATTVHAVRDTELAKLPEGTLGHIKRRYPQVVTRLIHLLSQKILGNLQQLQGPFPGSGLGVPPPSELTNPASNLATVAVLPVCAEVPMVAFMLELQHALQAIGPTLLLNSDIIRARLGASALDSIQEFRLSGWLAQQEDTHRIVLYQTDASLTPWTLRCLRQADCILIVGLGDQEPTLGQLEQMLENTAVRALKQLVLLHREEGQGPTRTVEWLNMRSWCSGHLHLRCPRRLFSRRSPAKLHELYEKVFSRRADRHSDFSRLARVLTGNTIALVLGGGGARGCSHIGVLKALEEAGVPVDLVGGTSIGSFIGALYAEERSASRTKQRAREWAKSMTSVLEPVLDLTYPVTSMFTGSAFNRSIHRVFQDKQIEDLWLPYFNVTTDITASAMRVHKDGSLWRYVRASMTLSGYLPPLCDPKDGHLLMDGGYINNLPADIARSMGAKTVIAIDVGSQDETDLSTYGDSLSGWWLLWKRLNPWADKIKVPDMAEIQSRLAYVSCVRQLEVVKSSSYCEYLRPPIDCFKTMDFGKFDQIYDVGYQYGKAVFGGWSRGDVIEKMLTDRRSADLNESRRADVLAFPSSGFTDLAEIVSRIEPPTSYVSVSDGCADGEESDCLTEYEEDAGPDCSRDEGGSPEGASPSTASETEEGKSILRHRSCLPQNPPGSADA, from the exons ATGGAGGCGCCGCTGCAAACCGGAATG GTGCTGGGTGTGATGATCGGGGCTGGAGTCGCGGTGCTGGTCACGGCCGTGCTCATCCTCCTGCTGGTGCGGAGGCTTCGAGTGCCGA AAACCCCAGCCCCGGATGGCCCGCGGTATCGATTCCGGAAGAGAGATAAAGTGCTTTTCTATGGCCGGAAGATTATGCGGAAG GTATCACAATCCACTTCTTCGCTGGTGGACGCCTCCGTCTCCACCACTTCCCGGCCACGCATGAAGAAGAAActtaagatgctcaacattgctaagaA gATCCTGCGCATCCAGAAAGAGACGCCAACGCTGCAGCGGAAGGAGCCCCCGCCTGCGGTGCTGGAGGCTGACCTGACCGAGGGCGACCTGGCCAACTCCCACCTGCCCTCCGAGGTGCTCTACATGCTCAAGAACGTCCG GGTGCTGGGCCACTTTGAGAAGCCGCTCTTCCTGGAGCTGTGCCGGCACATGGTCTTCCAGCGGCTCAGCCAGGGTGACTACGTCTTCCGGCCAGGCCAGCCCGATGCCAGCATCTACGTGGTGCAGGATGGGCTGCTGGAGCTCTGTCTACCGGCTCCT GATGGCAAGGAGTGTGTGGTGAAGGAAGTGGTTCCTGGGGACAGTGTCAACAGCCTGCTGAGCATCCTGGATGTCATCACC GGTCACCAGCACCCCCAGCGCACTGTGTCCGCTCGGGCGGCCCGAGACTCCACGGTGCTGCGGCTTCCAGTCGAGGCCTTCTCAGCCGTCTTCACCAAGTATCCCGAGAGCTTGGTGCGGGTCGTGCAG ATCATCATGGTGAGGCTGCAGCGGGTCACTTTCCTGGCACTTCACAACTACCTGGGCCTGACCAATGAGCTCTTCAGCCAT gagaTCCAGCCCCTGCGCCTCTTCCCCAGCCCGGGCCTCCCAGCCCGCACCAGCCCTGTGCGTGGCTCCAAGCGGACGGTCAGCACCTCGGCTACTGAGGAGCCGAGGGAGACGCCTGGCCGGCCGCCTGACCCCACCGGGGCCCCACTGCCTGGAACTGCAG GGGACCCAGTGAAGCCCACATCCCTGGAAGCCCCCTCGGCCCCCTTGCTGAGTCGCTGCATCTCGATGCCCGTGGACATCTCAG GCTTGCAGGGTGGCCCTCGCTCGGACTTCGACATGGCATATGAGCGGGGCCGGATCTCCGTGTCCCTGCAGGAAGAGGCCTCAGCGGGGCTCCAGGCAGCCCTGGCTCGG ACCCCTACTCAGGAGGCCCGGGAGCAGCCAGCCGGCGCCTGTGAATACAGCTACTGTGAGGACGAGTCGGCCACCGGCGGGTGCCCCTTCGGGCCCTACCAGGGCCGCCAGACGAGCAGCATCTTTGAGGCGGCGAAGCGGGAGCTGGCCAAGCTGATGCGGATTGAG gaCCCCTCCCTTTTGAACAGCCGCGTCTTGCTGCATCACACCAAAGCCGGCACCATCATTGCCCGCCAGGGGGACCAG GATGTGAGCCTGCACTTCGTGCTCTGGGGCTGCCTGCACGTCTACCAGCGCATGATCGACAAGGCCGAAGATGTGTGCCTGTTCGTGGTGCAGCCCGGAGAGCTGGTGGGACAGCTGGCCGTGCTTACCGGCGAGCCCCTCATCTTCACGCTGCGAGCCCAGCGTGATTGCACCTTCCTGCGGATCTCCAAGTCCGACTTCTATGA GATCATGCGTGCACAGCCCAGTGTAGTGCTGAGCGCCGCGCAGACCGTGGCCGCGAGGATGTCACCCTTCGTGCGCCAGATGGACTTCGCCATCGACTGGACAGCGGTGGAGGCGGGACGCGCACTGTACAG GCAGGGCGACCGCTCCGACTGCACCTACATCGTGCTCAATGGGCGTCTGCGAAGTGTCATCCAGCGTGGCAACGGCAAGAAGGAGCTGGTGGGCGAGTACGGCCGCGGGGATCTCATAGGAGTG GTGGAGGCGCTGACCAGGCAGCCACGTGCCACGACGGTGCACGCGGTGCGCGACACAGAGCTGGCCAAACTCCCCGAGGGCACCCTGGGCCACATCAAACGTCGATACCCGCAG GTCGTGACCCGCCTCATCCACCTGCTGAGCCAGAAAATTCTGGGGAATTTGCAGCAGCTGCAAGGACCCTTCCCAG GTTCGGGACTAGGCGTTCCCCCTCCCTCGGAGCTCACCAACCCAGCCAGCAACCTGGCAACAGTGGCAGTGCTGCCCGTGTGTGCCGAGGTGCCCATGGTGGCCTTCATGCTGGAGCTGCAGCATGCTTTGCAAGCCATCG GCCCCACACTTCTCCTCAACAGTGACATCATCCGGGCGCGCCTGGGGGCCTCTGCGCTGGAcag cATCCAAGAATTCCGGCTGTCGGGGTGGCTGGCCCAGCAGGAGGACACGCACCGCATCGTGCTCTACCAGACAGACGCATCGCTGACGCCCTGGACCTTGCGCTGCCTGCGCCAGGCCGACTGCATCCTCATCGTGGGCCTTGGCGACCAGGAGCCCACGCTTGGCCAG CTGGAGCAGATGCTGGAGAACACGGCAGTGCGCGCCCTCAAGCAGCTGGTCTTGCTGCACCGCGAGGAGGGCCAGGGCCCCACGCGCACAGTGGAGTGGCTCAACATGCGCAGCTGGTGCTCGGGGCACCTGCATCTGCGCTGTCCGCGCCGCCTCTTCTCGCGCCGCAGCCCCGCCAAGCTG CACGAGCTCTACGAGAAGGTTTTCTCGAGGCGCGCAGACCGGCACAGCGACTTCTCCCGCCTGGCGCGGGTGCTCACAGGCAACACCATCGCCTTGGtgctgggcgggggcggggccag GGGCTGCTCACACATCGGGGTGCTGAAGGCATTAGAGGAGGCGGGGGTCCCCGTCGACCTGGTGGGCGGCACGTCCATCGGCTCCTTCATCGGGGCCCTGTACGCCGAGGAGCGGAGCGCCAGCCGCACTAAGCAGCGGGCCCGGGAGTGGGCCAAG AGCATGACTTCAGTTCTGGAGCCCGTGCTGGACCTCACCTACCCCGTCACCTCCATGTTCACGGGGTCGGCCTTCAACCGCAGCATCCACCGTGTCTTCCAGGACAAGCAGATCGAG GACCTGTGGCTGCCGTACTTCAACGTGACCACGGACATCACCGCCTCGGCCATGCGTGTCCACAAAGATG GCTCCCTGTGGCGATACGTGCGTGCCAGCATGACACTCTCAGGATACCTGCCGCCACTGTGCGACCCCAAGGACGGGCACCTCCTCATGGACGGCGGCTACATCAACAACCTGCCAG CGGACATTGCTCGCAGCATGGGTGCCAAGACGGTCATCGCCATCGACGTGGGAAGCCAGGATGAGACGGACCTCAGCACCTACGGGGACAGCCTCTCTGGTTGGTGGCTGCTGTGGAAGCGGCTGAACCCCTGGGCAGACAAGATCAAGGTTCCAGACATGGCCGAGATCCAGTCTCGCCTGGCCTATGTGTCCTGCGTGCGGCAGCTGGAGGTCGTGAAGTCCAGCTCGTACTGCGAGTACCTGCGCCCACCCATTGACTGCTTCAAGACCATGGACTTTGGGAAGTTCGACCAGATCTAT GATGTGGGCTACCAGTACGGGAAGGCCGTGTTTGGGGGCTGGAGCCGGGGCGACGTCATTGAAAAGATGCTCACGGACCGACGGTCTGCAGATCTTAACGAGAGCCGCCGTGCAGAC GTGCTCGCCTTCCCCAGCTCCGGCTTCACCGACTTGGCGGAGATCGTGTCCCGGATCGAGCCCCCCACGAGCTATGTTTCTGTTTCCGACGGCTGTGCAGATG GGGAAGAGTCGGACTGCCTGACGGAGTACGAGGAGGACGCAGGACCAGACTGCTCGCGGGACGAAGGGGGCTCTCCGGAGGGCGCGAGCCCCAGCACTGCCTCCGAGACG GAGGAGGGCAAGTCGATCCTCCGGCACCGGAGCTGTCTGCCGCAGAACCCCCCCGGATCTGCGGATGCCTGA